The Victivallis sp. Marseille-Q1083 DNA window GTTCACCCGATCCCAGTCCTCCCGGTGCGGTCCGGTAAAAAAATAGCGATATCTTGGAATGTGCAGCCAATGAAAGGAGCCGATCACCGGACCGTCACGGTTGAAATCGTCCTCATAACGCTGCAGGCCGTAACTCTCCACCAACTGCTGCGCCTCCTCATAATTGCCGCTGCTGAATTCCACGCCGGCCCGCAGGAGCGGCAACCGCCGCCCGCCCGGAATAAGCAAATTTTCGGCTTCGAGCCGGTCGAGTGCGGCCAGCGATTTTTCCCGCAGACCGGGAAGATGAAACAATTGCTGATACTGCCAGAACTCCTGCTCTTCAATGATGATTTCCAAAGCCTTCAAGCCGAAAAGCGGTACCAGCGTGCCGGGCAGATCCGCCTCCAGACACGCTTCGGCGAACTCCTCCAAATCCGAAAGCCGCCCGCCCCAACGCGGCCGGCTGAACCACAGATACTGATTGAAAGCCAACGCATAATCGGCCTGGGCGGCGATTGATTTCCGCAGCCATTGAAGCTTGTCGCCTTTGCTGCCGTCACCGCCGCATACCGTAATCATCCGGGCCGCCGCTTCCGGCAGTTCCGGACGCAAAGCATCGGCGGCGGTGAAAAATTCCGCCGCCCGATTCAAATGTTCGCCGAAACCGCGCCAGCCATCCTCCGTCACCTTATCGGCCCAATCGCCACCGCGCGCCTCCCAGGCCGCCTTGATTTCCAGCTCTCCCTTGAGCATTTTGACCAGCCAGGAGTCGCACTCCTGGTCGTTCAATTCGGAAACACGCGGCAAACCGGGCATTTCCCGGGATACCCGATACAGCATCTGATTGTAATCCGGGTCGTTTTTATGCGCCCTGGCCAACGCGACAAACGGAAAAGTAAAAAGCGAGTTGCGCACCGTCGCACCGGTTTGCTGCTGATAACGCAACCGGCCGACCAATTCGAAAAGCGGCGAAGTTTTCTGATATTGCGTCAGTAATTTCAACCATTCGCCATCGGCCGGCCGAGTTTCCACCAACTCATTCCAGGCATTCAGCAACTCCCGCCATTTTTTGTTCGCCTCCGGCGGAATTTCCAGCCGGATCGCCGAACCGGGGTCCGAATTCAACAACGCTGCCGCCAGAAACGATACCTGCTGGTCAGGAAAAGATTGCTGCAAATCGGCGCACAGCATCGCAAAAAAACGCTGCAGATACTCCTGCTCCGTCCGATATCGTTCCAACTGAAAAAGAAATCGGAAACGGTTGCCTTGCGCCAGGGCTTCATGCAACTGTCGTTCCACCTGCTCCGCCACGGTAAGCCACGGCCCATCGGCAACGGCAACGGCCATGACCAACGCTCCCAATCCCATTGCGACAAGTCCGATTTTCATCTGAAACCTCCCGATTCCGGTTTGTCAGCCTCGCTCAACCCGATAAAAAAGGATAGCATGACGAAAAATTTTTACAAATAAAAAATCGTTCTTTTTCAGAAATCGTTTAAGACAGGGGGAAAGTTTTCACGACAGTGATTCGTCACGGTTTTCCAGCAGGGTGCCGGCTTTGACGCTGAGCTGCCTGCTGGTTTTGGCTCCGAGCGAACGAATGCGTTCCATCTGGCGCAAAATGTTGTTGTTGCCGCTGTTGATCCGTTTGAGCACCTGGTCGTAACAACCTCTGGCCGCGCCGAGCGCCCGGTCCAATTCCGCCAGGTTGTCCAGCATCGCCATGAAAGTATCGAACATTTTCCCGGATTCCACCGCCATCTGGGCGGCATTGCGGTTCTCCTTTTCCCGCCGCCAAATCTGGTTGATCAACTTCAAGGTAATCAACAGTGTCGACGGGCCGGTCAGCACAACATTCAAATGCGACTGTTCATAAAGCATCGTGTGGTCGGGGTACAACGCCAACTGATAAGCCGGTTCGATCGGAATGCACATGATGACGAAATCCAGCGTATTATTTTTCAGCAAATCCTGGTAATTTTTGCTGCGCAGGCCCTGAATGTGATTTTTGACCGCCTGGTGATGGGCGGCCAGCGCCGCCTGCCGCTCCTCTTCGGTCGCCGCATTGCAAAACTGCTCGTAAGCCAGCAATGAAACTTTGGAGTCGACGATCACCGCCCGGTCGTTCGGCAGGTAAACGACGAAATCCGGCTGCAACCGGCCGCCGTTCTCCGTTTCCAGCGACACCTGCGCTTCGTATTCCCTGCCGCGTTCCAGGCCGGAACTTTCAAACAGGCGTTCGATGATCAGCTCTCCCCAGTTGCCCTGTTTTTTCTTGTCCCCTTTGATCGCCGCCGCCAGATTGTTGGCTTCCGCACTGACCTTGTTGCTGGTCTCCTGCATCTGTCTGATCTGGGTCAGCAGCGTCGCGCCCTGCTTGAGTTCTTCTTCATGCACCCGGTCAATGCGCTCGCGAAATTCCTTGAGCTGCTCCTTGAACGGCGTCACCAGCTGCGATAATTTTTCACGGTGCTGCTCGCTGAGCTGTCTGCCTTTTTCTTCCAACAAACGGTTGGCCAGATTGGCAAACTCTGTCTGCTGGCGTTTTTCGCTATTTTCCAGAAAAGCGATCCTGTCCCGGGCCAACTCCTGCTGATGCTGCAATTCCATCTTCAACTGCACCACCTCCAACTGCAGCGCATTGTTCCGGCCGGCCAGTTCCGTCAATTCGGCGCCGGCTTTTTCCGCCTGCATTTCCACGCCGCGCAGCCGTGCCACTTCGCTTTCCAAACCGGCGACGGCGGCCAAGCGGCGCAGCAGGAGGAAAACCGTTCCGACCGACACCAGCAGAATTACGGCCAAAATGACGATTGCAATTTCCATGTCACCTCACCCGTTTCAAAAGAATTTCTTGCAGTAACCGACGATGAAAATCATCAGGATGATCGCCGGCAGCACCCAGAAAAAGTAGTATTTCAAACGGTGCGGAAATTTCAGCCCGGAACCAGCATCGGCTTCGGCCAGAAAATTTTTCCAGCCCCAGCCGTAACGCATGACGCAGAACAGCAACACATACAACGACCCCAGCGGCAGCAGATTCTGACTGACGATGAAATCCTCCAGATCGAGAATCGTCGATCCCGGGCCGAACGGCTGAACGCCGCTCCAGGCATTGAATCCCAACACGCAAGGCAGCGAAAGAAAAAAAACGCCGATGCCGACCGTCAGAGTAGCGGCAATCCGCCGCATTTTGCCTTCATCCATCAAAAAAGCGATCAAATTTTCAAAAACCGCCACCACTGTCGTCAATGCCGCCAGGGTCATGAAGATGAAAAACAGGCTCCCCCACCAACGGCCGCCGGCCATATCGTTGAAAATATTCGGCAACGATACGAACACCAATCTGGGCCCGGCGCCGACATCAATTCCGTAGGAAAAACAGATCGGAAAGATGATTAATCCGGCCAGGATCGCCACGAAAGTATCCAGCAGAATGATGAACAAACTCTCCTTGGTCAGCGAATGCTCCCGCTCGATATAACTGCCGAAGATCGCCATGCTGCCGACGCCGAGGCTCAAAGTGAAAAAGGCCTGCCCCATCGCCGCATAAACCACTTCGCCGATTCCGACGGAACTGAACTTAGCGAAATCGGGTGCCAGATAAAAACGCACGGCACGGCCGGCTTCCGGCATCATCAACGCCTTGGCCGCCAAAACGATCAGCATCAGCAGCAACACCGACATCATGATTTTGGCGCTGTTTTCAACGCCGTTGCGCAGGCCGATCGAACAGATGAAAACCGCCAAACCGACGACGATTGCCATATATAGAATGCTGTCGGTGCTGCTGCCGGCCAGGCCATCGAAAAATTGCTGGATTCCTTCGCCGCGATAGCCGGCCAGATCGCCGGTCAGATAATGCCAGGCATATGCCAGCAGCCAACCGGAAACCGTCGTGTAGAACATCATCAGCAACAGGTTGCCGAGAAAAAACAAACTGCCCAGCCTCTGCCACGGAAACTTGCCATGTCCGGCGCTCAGCTTCCGGTAACCGCCGACCAGATTCTGGCGGGAAGCCCGGCCGATGGAAAGTTCCATGACCAGAATCGGAAAACCGAGGATCAGCAGGAACAGCAAATACAGCAGCACGAACATGCCGCCGCCATTCTGCCCGGTGATAAACGGAAAACGCCAGATATTCCCCAGACCGATGGCGCAACCGGCGGCCAGAAACAAAAATCCCAGCCGTGAACTCAAACTTTCCCGCTGTTTCGCCATTGATTTCCTTCGCTTTTGCCGACAGAACAATCCGTCAAATACCCGTTATTTTCCCGGCATGTCATATAACTAATTTATCATCAACAATTCTACTGTTGTAATTCCGCCGCCCGCTGATAGCCCCAATCAAGCAGTTGCCGCATGAACTTGTCGCGATTGGCCGAAGTATCGAACCCGGTAACCACCCCAACCAGACGCCGGCCGCCCCGCAGGCAGGTTGCAGTCAGGCAGAAGCCGGATTTGCCGATGTAACCGGTCTTCATCCCGTCAACGCCCGGGCAATCACGCACCAGTTTGTTGGTATTGGTCATATCCTGCCAGTTCGGCGAACCCGGTTCACGAAACGGCGCGCGCACCGTACTGGTCCACTCCAGCAATTTGGGATACTCCAGCAGATGTTCGGCCAGGATGGCCATGCCTTCGGCCGAACTGATTGAATTTTCGCCGGCATTGTTCGGCAGGCCGTACGGATTGACGAAACGGGTCCCCGGCATATTCAGTTCCGCCGCCCGCCGGTTCATTCTGGCCACAAAACCGGGAATGTCCTGATCATTGAGATACTCCGCAATCAGATAAGCGGAGTCGTTGGCGCTTTTGATCGCCACGCTCTTCATCAATTCCCCCAGCGAAAATGTTTCCCGCGGATCGAGATAAACCTGGCTGCCGCCGATCTTATAGGCGGCGACGCTCACCTTGATCGGCGTATCGAGCGTCAACCCCTCCCGTTCCTCCAACTGTTCGAAGGTCAGCAACAGAGTCATCATCTTGGTCATCGAGGCAATCGGCACGCCGCTGGCCGCATTTTTCTGCCAAAGCACTTCCCGGGTATTCAGGTCAACCAGAATACCGCTGCCCGCCTTTTGGCTCAACGGTAAATTGGGAATGTTGCCGGCCACCGCATTGCGATAGATGAATTGCTCGCCGAATCTGGGATTTTCCGACGGCTTCCGGTACTTGTAAACTTTCGGCGGCGGCGGCGGTTCCGCTTTTTTTTCTTCCTGCGGTATCTCCGGTACCTGCGGCGACGAATCGGAACAGCCCCGCAACAGCCAGATGCTGACAGCAATGATAATCGCAACCAGCAACAGAATGACAATGAATCTACCGCCTGAAGAGGATGATTTTTTTACCGGCTTTTTCTGCATCGCGACTTCCTTTCATGACCGCCAGAATACCAAGGTTCAAACATTGAATTTATAATAGGCGCGATTCAACGCGCTGATCAGAGCGGCGATCGCCGCCCGGTCGATATTCGAGTGAATGCCGCAACCGTAGATCAGACCGTTGCGCTTCTCATCCCCGTACCGGATGCCGACGAAAGCCATCGCTTTGGCATTGGCATCCTGCCCCATCGTCCGTTCGGAAAAATCCTCCAGTTCGAACGGCGGCACGATATGGGACGTTTTCAAAGCGGAAGCCACCGCGGCGATCGGTCCGTTGCCTTCCCCGGTCAGCCAGTACTCCTGGTCGTGGTAACCGAGCCGGAATTTAACCCCGATCCAATCGCCGTTTTCATGCGCGAGAATTTCCCGCGAAAAGTCCGTCAACCGGTACGGACCGCTGATATTGACGAAATTGGCAAAGAAACCATCATACAACTGTTTGGAATCCAACTCTCCGCCACTGGCTTCCGCCAACGCTTGAATCACCGTGCCGATCGCCGGATGCATCGCTTTCGGCGGAAAGATGCCGAATTCCTTTTCCAGCACATAGGCGACCCCGCCTTTGCCGGATTGGCTGTTGATGCGGATCAGTTTCTCATAGCTGCGGCCCACATCGGCCGGATCGAGGTGCAGGTAAGGAATTTTCCAACCCTGCTCGAAAAATTCCTCAATCTCTTCCCGGTGTTCCATCCCTTTCCGGATCGCATCCTGATGAGAACCGGAGAAGGCGGTGAAAGCCAACTGCCCGGCATAGGGATGGCGCGGGTGCACCTCGATGCCGCTGGCTTCCTCGACGATCCGGACGATCTCCGGCAGATTGGAAAAATCCAGATTGGTTTCCACGCCACGGGAATGCAGATTCAAAGCCAGCACGGAAATATCCAGGTTGCCGGTTCGCTCGCCATGCCCGAAAATGGTCCCTTCCACCCGGGTCGCTCCGGCCAGCAATGCCATTTCACTGGCGGCAACCGCGCATCCCTGATCGTTGTGGGCATGCAGACTGACCGTCGTCTCCGCCAGATAAGGATATTTCCGGCAAAAATATTCAATCATATCGGCGTATTGATTTGGCGGACGGCGTTCCACCGTCGCCGGCAAATTCAAAATGAAATTTGCCGGGACCGCTTCCCCCCAGGTCTCTTTGACCGCCGTACACAGCTCCACCGCAAAGTCCAGGTCGGTATCGGTAAATTCCTCCGGAGAAAATTCATAGCCGACCCGATCCAGCAAACCGGCCGCTTCCAGCGCATCCTTGATCATCCGGGTTCCATCCACCGCCATCTCCTTCACCTGATCGCGGTTGCGGCCGAAGACAAACCGGCCGTGCAAATCGCTGCTCGCCACATAACAGTGCAGGATCGCCTGCTTAACGCCGCGCAATGACTCCACCGTGCGCTCGATCAGATGCTGCCGCGCCTGGGTCAGCACTGAAATGCGCACGTCAGCCGGAATCAAATTTTCTTCGATCAAACGACGGACAAAATCAAAATCATCCTGGGACGCCGAAGGAAAGCTCACTTCAATTTCCTTGAAGCCGATTTTGACCAGCATATTGAAATATTCCAGCTTTTTATCCGGATTCATCGGAATCGGCAAAGCCTGATTGCCGTCGCGCAGGTCGACCGAAGCCCAGACTGGCGCCCGGGTGATGATCCGATCCGGCCATTGGCGGTCCGGAATCGAAATCGGAGCCGGATAGCGATATTTCGGATACTCTTTCATATGAAAACTCCTATCTTGTTCCATTGACCGCCGTTGATTGAAAATGGGGAATGGATCTCATCGATTTTTGTTAAAAGAGTAATATACCGACCAATGGCTTAAATCGCCAATTTCTTTGCCGATTTTTTTGCTAAAAAGAAGATATGATATTTTTCCGCCGGTCGAGGATTTTCGAAAACACCGGGTGTTTTTCCCGGAACAATGGAGAACATTTCATCAGACGGAATGCGGCAATACCCGAATCATTGCGCAAGCCCCAATTGTTCCAAACAGCCAAATTTTGTCCCAAAGACGGTTCTCCCTAGAGAAAATACCACCCTTGCGCCGAATCCGGAACAATTCCGGCAAATCAGGTAGCGTCAAACAAACGACACCCGATTTTTCGGAAGCAATCAATCCGATTGAGAATTTTCCGGTACGGAAACCGGGATTCGTTTCAACGCGCTAAAATCCTTCAAGATAAACAATTTATTACGAATCAGCTCTTTGACTTCTTTTCCCGCATTCAGCACCAGATTTCTTTTCATCCTTACTTCCGG harbors:
- a CDS encoding ankyrin repeat domain-containing protein, with the protein product MKIGLVAMGLGALVMAVAVADGPWLTVAEQVERQLHEALAQGNRFRFLFQLERYRTEQEYLQRFFAMLCADLQQSFPDQQVSFLAAALLNSDPGSAIRLEIPPEANKKWRELLNAWNELVETRPADGEWLKLLTQYQKTSPLFELVGRLRYQQQTGATVRNSLFTFPFVALARAHKNDPDYNQMLYRVSREMPGLPRVSELNDQECDSWLVKMLKGELEIKAAWEARGGDWADKVTEDGWRGFGEHLNRAAEFFTAADALRPELPEAAARMITVCGGDGSKGDKLQWLRKSIAAQADYALAFNQYLWFSRPRWGGRLSDLEEFAEACLEADLPGTLVPLFGLKALEIIIEEQEFWQYQQLFHLPGLREKSLAALDRLEAENLLIPGGRRLPLLRAGVEFSSGNYEEAQQLVESYGLQRYEDDFNRDGPVIGSFHWLHIPRYRYFFTGPHREDWDRVNAACLAGDWNGAVREMRRMCMSGEYAGAERDFLLDFYGLTRAQMDMATCRRRPLFCRLTLENDHSRHDKLILELLRFGINPDIRDSYGNTAIKWAMMPQNGIHILKALIDAGADLENPNEDAVSVLMDALSRKEVSIEKLTMLIDAGADVNAETYKGDTPIMYASNFNHPEAAELLLGRGAEVNAVGTDHLTALDYAFQQNLPKMIALLRKHGGKRYNELKEN
- the rmuC gene encoding DNA recombination protein RmuC gives rise to the protein MEIAIVILAVILLVSVGTVFLLLRRLAAVAGLESEVARLRGVEMQAEKAGAELTELAGRNNALQLEVVQLKMELQHQQELARDRIAFLENSEKRQQTEFANLANRLLEEKGRQLSEQHREKLSQLVTPFKEQLKEFRERIDRVHEEELKQGATLLTQIRQMQETSNKVSAEANNLAAAIKGDKKKQGNWGELIIERLFESSGLERGREYEAQVSLETENGGRLQPDFVVYLPNDRAVIVDSKVSLLAYEQFCNAATEEERQAALAAHHQAVKNHIQGLRSKNYQDLLKNNTLDFVIMCIPIEPAYQLALYPDHTMLYEQSHLNVVLTGPSTLLITLKLINQIWRREKENRNAAQMAVESGKMFDTFMAMLDNLAELDRALGAARGCYDQVLKRINSGNNNILRQMERIRSLGAKTSRQLSVKAGTLLENRDESLS
- a CDS encoding sodium-dependent transporter; this translates as MAKQRESLSSRLGFLFLAAGCAIGLGNIWRFPFITGQNGGGMFVLLYLLFLLILGFPILVMELSIGRASRQNLVGGYRKLSAGHGKFPWQRLGSLFFLGNLLLMMFYTTVSGWLLAYAWHYLTGDLAGYRGEGIQQFFDGLAGSSTDSILYMAIVVGLAVFICSIGLRNGVENSAKIMMSVLLLMLIVLAAKALMMPEAGRAVRFYLAPDFAKFSSVGIGEVVYAAMGQAFFTLSLGVGSMAIFGSYIEREHSLTKESLFIILLDTFVAILAGLIIFPICFSYGIDVGAGPRLVFVSLPNIFNDMAGGRWWGSLFFIFMTLAALTTVVAVFENLIAFLMDEGKMRRIAATLTVGIGVFFLSLPCVLGFNAWSGVQPFGPGSTILDLEDFIVSQNLLPLGSLYVLLFCVMRYGWGWKNFLAEADAGSGLKFPHRLKYYFFWVLPAIILMIFIVGYCKKFF
- a CDS encoding D-alanyl-D-alanine carboxypeptidase family protein, with translation MQKKPVKKSSSSGGRFIVILLLVAIIIAVSIWLLRGCSDSSPQVPEIPQEEKKAEPPPPPKVYKYRKPSENPRFGEQFIYRNAVAGNIPNLPLSQKAGSGILVDLNTREVLWQKNAASGVPIASMTKMMTLLLTFEQLEEREGLTLDTPIKVSVAAYKIGGSQVYLDPRETFSLGELMKSVAIKSANDSAYLIAEYLNDQDIPGFVARMNRRAAELNMPGTRFVNPYGLPNNAGENSISSAEGMAILAEHLLEYPKLLEWTSTVRAPFREPGSPNWQDMTNTNKLVRDCPGVDGMKTGYIGKSGFCLTATCLRGGRRLVGVVTGFDTSANRDKFMRQLLDWGYQRAAELQQ
- a CDS encoding 2-isopropylmalate synthase gives rise to the protein MKEYPKYRYPAPISIPDRQWPDRIITRAPVWASVDLRDGNQALPIPMNPDKKLEYFNMLVKIGFKEIEVSFPSASQDDFDFVRRLIEENLIPADVRISVLTQARQHLIERTVESLRGVKQAILHCYVASSDLHGRFVFGRNRDQVKEMAVDGTRMIKDALEAAGLLDRVGYEFSPEEFTDTDLDFAVELCTAVKETWGEAVPANFILNLPATVERRPPNQYADMIEYFCRKYPYLAETTVSLHAHNDQGCAVAASEMALLAGATRVEGTIFGHGERTGNLDISVLALNLHSRGVETNLDFSNLPEIVRIVEEASGIEVHPRHPYAGQLAFTAFSGSHQDAIRKGMEHREEIEEFFEQGWKIPYLHLDPADVGRSYEKLIRINSQSGKGGVAYVLEKEFGIFPPKAMHPAIGTVIQALAEASGGELDSKQLYDGFFANFVNISGPYRLTDFSREILAHENGDWIGVKFRLGYHDQEYWLTGEGNGPIAAVASALKTSHIVPPFELEDFSERTMGQDANAKAMAFVGIRYGDEKRNGLIYGCGIHSNIDRAAIAALISALNRAYYKFNV